In a single window of the Osmerus eperlanus chromosome 2, fOsmEpe2.1, whole genome shotgun sequence genome:
- the ints1 gene encoding integrator complex subunit 1 isoform X1 — protein MNRPKPTALRRPSAAKPSGHPPPGDFIALGSKSQGGESKAPAVLLKPSSTPSDRKREASSSIPSSSGLSSLVKRPKLSSTPPVSALGRLADVVAVDKRAISPSIKEPSVVPLEVPPAVLLDEIEAAESEGNDDRIEGVLCGAVKQLKMNRAKPDITLYLSLMFLAKIKPNVFATEGIIEALCSLLRRDASINFKAKGNSLVSVLACNLLMAAYEEDENWPEIFVKVYIEDSLGERIWVDSSHCKNFVDNIQTAFGTKMPPKSMLLQTDTGRSAGDLSAGSSPHPSTPDEDDSQTELLIAEEKLSPEDDGQVMPRYEELAESVEDYVLDVLRDQLNRRQPMDNVSRNLLRLLTATCGYKEVRLMAVQRLEMWLQNPKLTRPAQDLLMSLCMNCNSHGADDMEVISNLIKIRLKPKVLLNHYMLCVRELLNAHRDNLGTMVKLVIFNELSNARNPNNMQVLHTVLQHSPEQAPKFLAMVFQDLLTNKDDYLRASRALLREIVKQTKHEINFQSFCLGLMQERKEATYVDLEFKERFVIQVTDLLTVSMMLGITAQVKEAGVAWDKGEKKSAYLEVLRSFQNQIAAIQRDAVWWLHTVVPTISKTGPKDYVHCLHKVLFTEQPETYYKWDNWPPESDRNFFLRLCSEVPLLEDTLMRILVIGLSRELPLGPADAMELADHLVKRAAGVQSDDLDVLKVERIQLIDAVLNLCTYHHPENIQLPAGYQPPNLAISTLYWKAWLLLLVVAAFNPQKIGLAAWDGYPTLKMLMEMVMTNNYSYPPCTVADEETKTEMISRELQISQREKQEILAFESHLAAASTKQTITESNSLLLCQLTSLDPQGPPRRPPPQVQEQVKTLNQSLRLGHLLCRSRNPDFLLNIIQRQASSQSMPWLADLVQSSEGSLDVLPVQCLCEFLLHDAADDTMPIEDEDEAESKEQRAKKRQRQQKQRQLLGRLQDLLLGPKADEQTTCEVLDYFLRRLSSSQVASRVLAMKGLSLVLTEGGLKDGEERDQPMEEDSADGELLPGYQWLLQDLPKLPLFDSVRGMTSTALQQAIHMETDPQTISAYLIYLSQHAPVEEQSSHNDLALDIARLIVERSTIMNSLFSKHSYRPESHAVLSALLTIFSTYIRRMRKTKEGEDLYSWSESQDQVFLRWTTGETATMHILVVHAMVILLTLGPAKGENEFYNLLDIWFPDKKPLPTAFLVDTSEEALLLPDWLKLRMIRSEVARLVDAALQDLEPQQLLLFVQSFGIPVSSMSKLLQYLDQAVSHDPQTLEQNIMDKTYMAQLVEVQRERGATGGHTFHTLLSSSIPARRDSAEVSRAKVTVETPHSSVKMRAANQMPAIGPDDDLTGMLAQMFPLKVDPRWPGPPPRQLSLALQQALAQELMRARQGQPQPGGVAVRLLQALATLLSSAHAGPLVLAMHRSHTLSCPLLRQLHLYQRLVTQDVTFSSLFFKAIIEMLTWLENPSVEAGPMQTLVKSFAGQFSHKHRLSDVRTGFLHLDKDLAYRRDSEVAVRAIIASLRAGERCNAEPELIGKVLQGLLEVKSLYLEELLSLLMTVGTQTGTAGPVTMVISLLLQGSEEQAVKMEADSRIRSETKTGSCSGLLVDWLEHLDPEVTSVCPDLQQKLLFALNKARGTPSYRPYLLALLTHQSNWTTLHQCISALLGKPKDQRLDPSSALDFLWACSHIPRIWQGRDQKTPQKRTEKFVLRLSPEDLISLVDLILSESELDSRDSPQGHGALDQASCSLIQARLPLLHSCCQDLEDVKKVSQYLINCSKKWGDGVMSKRCQNLLLQIYLHFPEVIQHVTLPEATLSSEGAADGSTCQMDILVHRLVTLLSDTGDSKSAENSMSDANLSCRKLAVSHPVLLLRHLPMVAGLLHGRIHLNFQEFRQQNHLAFFLNVLAILELLQPLVFHSDHQRALQDCLLSFMKVLQNFLRTRSPLVFLNKFVQFIQKYIIHNGAAAIPYLQKHSDILQALSSENPELGQLKSLLAGLTLPVKAGSSEVSEEDKEDDSSAGSLPMVSISASSPVTAADMTMCLKKMSRGEAVEDMLEVLAEVDEKSKRSPEIIQYFANDLQRLMSSSEELCRNMAFSLALRCIQNNPRMAADFLPTFMYCMGSGNFDVVQTALRNLPEYVLLCQEHADILLHKAFLVGVYGQIDTSSMISESMKVLHMDATT, from the exons ATGAATCGTCCAAAGCCTACAGCACTAAGGCGTCCCAGTGCCGCAAAACCATCAG GACACCCTCCGCCTGGGGACTTCATAGCACTGGGGTCAAAGAGCCAGGGTGGAGAGTCAAAAGCACCTGCGGTACTTCTGAAGCCATCATCCACCCCCTCTGACCGTAAACGAGAGGCTTCTTCATcgatcccttcctcctctggcCTGTCCAGCCTTGTGAAGCGCCCCAAATTATCCTCTACCCCTCCCGTAAGTGCTCTGGGGCGACTGGCTGACGTGGTTGCAGTGGACAAGAGAGCTATATCACCCTCTATCAAGGAACCCTCAGTGGTGCCATTAGAAG TCCCCCCAGCTGTGCTGTTAGATGAGATTGAAGCAGCAGAATCAGAGGGAAACGATGACCGCATCGAGGGAGTGCTGTGTGGGGCAGTCAAACAACTGAAGATGAACAGAGCCAAGCCTGACATCACACTGTACCTCAGCCTCATGTTTCTGGCTAAGATTAAGCCCAACGTCTTTGCCACGGAAGGCATTATTGAG GCGTTGTGCAGTCTTCTTCGACGAGATGCCTCAATCAACTTCAAAGCCAAAGGTAACAGCCTTGTGTCTGTGCTCGCCTGCAATCTGCTGATGGCTGCCTATGAGGAGGATGAGAACTGGCCAGAGATCTTTGTCAAA GTGTACATAGAGGACTCTCTGGGGGAGAGAATCTGGGTGGACAGTTCCCACTGTAAGAACTTTGTTGACAACATTCAGACTGCCTTTGGCACCAAGATGCCCCCTAAAAGTATGCTGCTGCAGACAGACACTGGCCGCTCTGCAGGGGATCTGAGTGCAG GCAGCagtcctcatccctccaccccagaTGAGGATGATAGCCAGACTGAGTTGCTGATTGCCGAGGAGAAGCTTAGCCCTGAGGACGATGGTCAAGTTATGCCAAG GTATGAGGAGTTGGCTGAGAGCGTGGAGGACTACGTGCTGGACGTCCTGAGGGATCAGTTGAACCGCAGGCAGCCCATGGACAACGTCTCCCGGAACCTTCTGCGTTTGCTCACTGCCACCTGTGGCTATAAGGAGGTGCGGCTCATGGCTGTGCAGAGGCTGGAGATGTGGCTGCAGAACCCAAAG TTGACTCGCCCAGCTCAGGACCTCCTCATGTCGCTGTGTATGAACTGCAACTCTCACGGAGCGGATGACATGGAGGTGATCTCTAACCTGATCAAGATCCGCCTCAAACCCAAAGTCCTGCTCAATCACTACATGCTCTGTGTCAG AGAGCTTCTGaacgcacacagagacaacctCGGCACAATGGTGAAGCTTGTGATCTTTAACGAGCTGTCCAATGCCAGGAACCCCAACAACATGCAGGTTCTCCACACGGTTCTCCAGCACAGCCCAGAGCAGGCTCCCAAG TTTCTTGCCATGGTGTTCCAAGACCTGCTGACTAACAAGGACGATTACCTCCGAGCCTCGCGGGCTTTGCTGAGGGAGATCGTCAAACAGACCAAGCACGAGATCAACTTCCAGTCCTTCTGTCTGGGCCTGatgcaggagaggaaggaggccaCCTATGTAGACTTGGAGTTCAAG GAACGGTTTGTCATCCAGGTGACTGACCTTCTTACAGTGTCCATGATGCTGGGCATCACCGCTCAGGTCAAGGAGGCCGGCGTCGCCTGGgacaaaggagagaagaagagtgcGT ATCTCGAGGTGCTGAGGTCCTTCCAGAACCAGATAGCAGCCATCCAGAGGGATGCTGTGTGGTGGCTTCACACGGTCGTGCCCACCATCAGCAAAACGGGTCCCAAGGACTATGTCCACTG CCTTCACAAGGTGCTTTTCACAGAGCAGCCAGAGACTTACTACAAATGGGACAACTGGCCCCCTGAGAGCGACAGGAA CTTTTTCCTTCGTCTGTGCTCTGAAGTGCCCCTGCTGGAGGACACATTGATGCGTATCCTGGTCATCGGCCTGTCACGCGAACTGCCTCTGGGCCCCGCTGACGCCATGGAGCTGGCCGACCACCTGGTGAAGAGGGCAGCCGGGGTCCAGTCAGATG ATCTGGATGTGCTGAAAGTGGAGAGGATCCAGCTCATCGATGCAGTGCTGAACCTGTGCACATATCACCACCCTGAGAACATCCAACTGCCTGCAGG GTATCAACCTCCAAACCTGGCGATATCTACTCTATATTGGAAGGCGTGGCTTCTACTGCTTGTTGTGGCTGCATTCAATCCTCAGAAGATAG GCTTGGCAGCTTGGGATGGCTATCCCACACTGAAAATGCTCATGGAAATGGTCATGACCAA TAACTACTCCTACCCTCCCTGCACGGTTGCGGACGAGGAGACCAAGACCGAGATGATCAGCCGGGAGCTGCAGATCtcccagagagagaagcaggagatTCTGGCCTTTGAGAGCCACCTGGCAGCAGCTTCCACCAAGCAGACCATCACAGAGAGCAACAGTCTGCTGCTGTGCCAGCTCACCAGTCTGGACCCACA gggccCTCCTCGCAGACCTCCTCCCCAGGTCCAGGAACAGGTGAAGACCCTAAACCAGTCCCTGCGTCTGGGCCACCTGCTTTGTCGCAGCCGCAACCCCGACTTCCTGCTCAACATCATCCAGAGACAG GCCTCGTCCCAGTCAATGCCTTGGCTGGCTGACCTGGTGCAGTCCAGTGAAGGGTCCTTGGATGTGCTGCCTGTGCAGTGCCTGTGTGAGTTCCTGCTCCACGATGCTGCGGACGACACCATGCCCATCGAAGACGAGGACGAGGCAGAGAGCAAAGAGCAGAGAGCCAAAAAGCGACAA AGGCAGCAGAAACAGAGGCAGCTGCTTGGAAGGCTGCAGGACCTGCTGTTGGGTCCTAAAGCAGATGAGCAGACCACATGTGAGGTGCTGGACTACTTCCTGCGCAGGCTCAGCTCCTCTCAGGTGGCTTCAAGAGTGCTGGCCATGAAG GGCCTGTCTCTGGTGCTGACGGAGGGCGGGctgaaggatggagaggagagggaccagCCCATGGAGGAAGACTCGGCCGACGGCGAGCTGTTGCCAGGTTACCAGTGGCTGCTTCAAGACCTCCCCAAACTCCCGCTGTTTGACAGCGTGCGAGGCATGACGTCCACTGCCCTACAGCAG GCCATACACATGGAGACAGACCCTCAGACCATCAGCGCCTACCTCATATACCTATCCCAGCATGCCCCGGTGGAGGAGCAGTCATCTCACAACGACCTGGCGCTG GACATAGCGCGGCTGATCGTGGAGCGCTCCACCATCATGAACAGTCTGTTCTCCAAGCACTCCTACAGGCCAGAGTCCCACGCCGTGCTCTCCGCCCTCCTCACCATCTTCTCCACCTACATccggaggatgaggaagaccaaggagggggaggacctcTACAGCTGG TCCGAGTCGCAGGACCAGGTGTTTCTGCGCTGGACCACGGGGGAAACGGCCACCATGCACATCCTGGTGGTGCACGCCATGGTCATCTTGCTGACCTTGGGGCCGGCGAAAG GGGAGAACGAATTCTACAACCTGCTTGACATCTGGTTCCCTGACAAGAAGCCCCTCCCCACGGCCTTCCTGGTGGACACCTCCGAGGAGGCTCTCCTCCTGCCCGATTGGCTGAAGCTGCGGATGATCCGCTCGGAGGTCGCGCGATTGGTCGATGCAG CGTTGCAAGACCTGGAGCcccagcagctgctgctgttcGTCCAGTCGTTCGGCATCCCAGTGTCCAGCATGAGCAAGCTGCTGCAGTACCTGGACCAGGCCGTGTCCCATGACCCGCAGACCCTGGAGCAGAACATAATGGACAAGA CGTACATGGCCCAGCTGGTTGAGGTGCAGCGTGAAAGAGGTGCCACCGGGGGGCACACTTTCCACACACTGCTCAGCTCCTCCATTCCCGCTCGGAGAG ACAGTGCGGAGGTGAGCCGGGCCAAGGTCACCGTGGAGACCCCTCATAGTTCTGTCAAGATGagagcagccaatcagatgccTGCAATTGGTCCGGACGATGACCTCACTGGCATGCTTGCTCAG ATGTTCCCCCTGAAGGTGGACCCCCGCTGGCCCGGCCCGCCGcctcgccagctctccctgGCGCTGCAGCAGGCCCTGGCACAGGAGCTGATGCGCGCCAGGCAGGGGCAGCCACAGCCGGGCGGTGTGGCTGTCCGTCTCCTGCAGGCTCTCGCTACCCTGCTCAGCTCTGCCCACGCTGGGCCCCTGGTCTTGGCCATGCACCGCAGCCACACCCTCTCCTGCCCGCTGCTGCGCCAGCTTCACCTCTACCAG cggCTGGTCACCCAGGACGTGACCTTCTCCTCGCTCTTCTTCAAGGCCATCATCGAGATGCTGACCTGGCTGGAGAACCCATCTGTGGAGGCGGGGCCAATGCAGACCCTGGTCAAGTCCTTCGCTGGACAGTTCTCTCACAAACATCGGCTCAGCGATG TTCGCACAGGTTTCCTGCACCTGGACAAGGACCTGGCCTACAGACGGGACTCTGAGGTGGCAGTCAGAGCCATCATCGCCTCcctgagggcaggggagaggtgtAACGCAGAGCCTGAACTCATAGGCAAAG TCTTACAGGGGCTGCTGGAGGTGAAGTCTCTGTACTTGGAGGAGCTGTTGTCCCTGTTAATGACCGTCGGAACACAAACGGGAACAGCGGGccctgttaccatggtgatatctctgctcctccaggggAGCGAGGAGCAGGCCGTGAAAATGGAGGCGGATTCTAGAAT CCGctcagagacaaagacagggtCTTGCTCGGGTCTGCTGGTTGATTGGCTGGAACACCTTGACCCAGAGGTGACCTCAGTGTGTCCAGACCTCCAGCAGAAGCTACTCTTTGCCCTCAACAAG GCGAGAGGGACCCCCTCCTACAGGCCTTACCTCCTGGCCCTGCTGACCCACCAGTCCAATTGGACCACTCTCCACCAGTGCATTAGCGCTCTCCTCGGCAAGCCCAAAGACCAGAG ACTTGACCCCTCCTCAGCCCTGGACTTCCTGTGGGCCTGCAGCCACATTCCTCGTATCTGGCAGGGCCGCGACCAGAAGACTCCCCAG AAGCGGACGGAGAAGTTTGTCCTGCGTCTGAGCCCCGAGGATCTCATCAGCCTGGTGGACCTGATCCTGTCTGAGTCAGAGCTGGACAGCCGTGACTCGCCCCAGGGCCACGGTGCGCTGGACCAGGCTTCCTGCTCCCTCATCCAGGCCCGCCTGCCCCTGCTGCACTCCTGCTGCCAGGACCTGGAGGACGTCAAGAAGGTCTCCCAGTACCTCATCAACTGCTCCAAAAAATGGGGAGACGG TGTGATGAGTAAGCGCTGTCAGAACCTCCTGCTCCAGATCTACCTGCACTTCCCTGAGGTCATCCAGCACGTCACCCTGCCCGAAGCCACCCTGAGCAGCGAGGGGGCCGCGGACGGGAGCACCTGCCAG ATGGACATCCTGGTCCATCGCCTGGTCACGCTACTGTCCGATACGGGAGACTCCAAGTCGGCCGAGAACAGCATGTCGGATGCTAACCTATCCTGTAGGAAGCTGGCTGTGTCCCACCCAGTCCTGCTTCTCAG ACACCTGCCCATGGTCGCAGGACTGTTACATGGACGCATCCACCTCAACTTCCAGGAGTTTCGGCAGCAGAACCACCTGGCGTTCTTCCTCAACGTGCTGGCCATCCTCGAGCTGCTGCAGCCGCTGGTGTTCCACAGCGACCACCAGAGGGCGCTGCAGGACTGTCTGCTCTCCTTCATGAAGGTTCTTCAG AATTTCTTGCGAACTCGCTCACCACTGGTCTTCCTCAATAAGTTTGTGCAATTCATCCAGAAGTACATCATCCATAACGGGGCTGCAGCTATCCCCTACCTACAGAAGCACTCTGATATTCTGCA GGCTCTCTCCTCAGAGAACCCAGAGCTGGGTCAGCTTAAGTCCCTGCTGGCCGGGCTCACTCTGCCTGTGAAGGCAGGCTCTTCTGAGGTCTCTGAGGAGGACAAAGAGG ATGATTCCTCAGCGGGGTCGCTGCCCATGGTCAGTATATCTGCCTCGTCTCCTGTGACTGCCGCTGACATGACCATGTGTCTGAAGAAGATGTCCAGAGGAGAAGCAGTGGAAG ACATGCTGGAAGTGCTGGCGGAGGTGGACGAGAAGTCCAAGCGGAGCCCTGAGATCATCCAGTACTTTGCT AACGACCTCCAGAGACTGATGAGCTCCTCTGAGGAGCTGTGTCGTAACATGGCCTTCAGCCTGGCCCTGCGCTGCATCCAGAACAACCCCCG CATGGCAGCAGACTTCCTTCCTACCTTCATGTACTGTATGGGCAGCGGGAACTTTGATGTGGTACAGACAGCCTTGAGGAACCTTCCAGAATATGTGCTGCTCTGTCAAG AGCATGCAGACATATTGCTTCACAAGGCTTTCCTGGTGGGGGTCTATGGACAGATTGATACCAGTTCTATGATCTCTGAGTCCATGAAGGTCCTACACATGGATGCAACAACCTAA